A region from the Pelodiscus sinensis isolate JC-2024 chromosome 11, ASM4963464v1, whole genome shotgun sequence genome encodes:
- the PROK2 gene encoding prokineticin-2 — translation MRSLRCAPLLLLLLLAAGHAAVITGACDRDLQCGGGMCCAVSLWIRSLRMCTPMGDLGEECHPLSHKIPFFGRRMHHTCPCLPTLACLRISPSRFKCLPEFRNEDVYF, via the exons ATGCGGAGCCTGCGCTgcgccccgctgctgctgctgctgctgctcgccGCGGGCCACGCCGCGGTCATCACCGGG GCTTGTGACAGGGATCTACAGTGCGGAGGTGGCATGTGCTGTGCTGTCAGTCTCTGGATTCGCAGCCTCCGAATGTGCACGCCAATGGGTGACTTGGGAGAAGAATGCCATCCGTTGAGTCATAAA ATCCCATTCTTTGGAAGAAGAATGCATCACACCTGCCCGTGTCTGCCTACCCTAGCCTGCCTGCGGATATCTCCTAGCAGATTCAAATGTCTACCAGAGTTCAGAAACGAAGATGTCTATTTTTAG